One genomic window of Salvelinus alpinus chromosome 9, SLU_Salpinus.1, whole genome shotgun sequence includes the following:
- the LOC139530700 gene encoding insulinoma-associated protein 1a-like, with the protein MPKGFLVKRNKKSAHVSYRTRTDEYEQEHHIPAFQSQVDSSPPVSIASSPDRAAPSPDITADAPVPSLDAKGVQFGNQEAVYQALYSPTRPISKDHERRYYERSFNLGSPISAESFPTPASLSSLDHLLFAPVDLKIGTSNSNRSGTTSRIPATAIRGGTKRPASDTERKSKPASKKPKAIRKLNFEDEMTTSPVLGLKIKEAPVDFKPRTQTSAGGKPLGEFVCQLCKEAYADPFSLAQHKCSRIVRVEYRCPECDKMFSCPANLASHRRWHKPRAQSAAGIPSTPSIKSEIAKIPPGVKSTPEEAKDPRIELLSDRDTPSPGMSESGSEDGLYNCQYCGRRFKRQAYLRKHILGHQALQNKMFEDHAFQNSDRVEEQVPVSLSSEENTNQSPLNLSPVDCLLCPVCGENFPNRASQERHLRLMHSSQVYSCKYCSATFYSSPGLTRHINKCHPSENRQVILLQMPVRPAC; encoded by the coding sequence ATGCCCAAAGGATTCCTGGTAAAAAGAAACAAGAAATCAGCACATGTTTCCTACAGGACTCGTACAGATGAATATGAGCAGGAGCATCACATCCCAGCCTTTCAGAGTCAGGTGGACTCATCTCCCCCTGTCTCTATTGCGTCCAGTCCGGACCGCGCAGCTCCATCACCAGACATCACAGCAGACGCCCCGGTCCCCAGTCTGGATGCTAAAGGGGTTCAGTTTGGCAACCAAGAGGCTGTGTACCAAGCCCTCTACAGCCCCACCAGGCCCATCAGCAAGGACCACGAGAGGAGATATTACGAAAGAAGTTTTAATCTAGGTTCGCCAATTTCTGCTGAATCATTCCCGACACCTGCCTCCCTCAGCAGTTTAGATCATCTCCTGTTCGCCCCCGTGGATTTGAAAATAGGCACTAGCAACAGCAACCGCAGCGGCACCACCAGCAGGATCCCTGCTACAGCCATCAGGGGCGGTACTAAGAGGCCCGCATCCGACACTGAGCGCAAGAGCAAACCTGCCTCCAAAAAACCCAAAGCCATCAGAAAACTGAATTTTGAAGACGAAATGACAACGTCTCCGGTACTTGGTCTGAAAATCAAAGAGGCTCCTGTCGACTTTAAACCCAGAACGCAGACGTCGGCAGGTGGGAAGCCTTTAGGAGAGTTTGTCTGTCAATTGTGTAAGGAAGCATACGCTGATCCATTTTCTTTGGCCCAGCACAAGTGCTCTAGGATAGTGAGAGTTGAGTACAGGTGTCCTGAGTGTGATAAGATGTTCAGCTGCCCGGCTAACCTCGCCTCTCACCGGCGCTGGCACAAACCGAGAGCGCAGAGTGCAGCCGGGATACCATCTACCCCGAGCATCAAATCTGAAATCGCCAAAATTCCCCCCGGTGTCAAGTCCACCCCAGAGGAAGCCAAAGACCCAAGAATCGAGCTTCTGAGTGACAGAGACACCCCCAGCCCGGGTATGTCTGAATCGGGCTCAGAAGACGGTTTATACAACTGCCAATACTGTGGGAGGAGGTTTAAGCGCCAAGCATACCTAAGAAAACACATCCTGGGACACCAAGCCTTGCAGAATAAAATGTTCGAGGACCACGCGTTTCAAAACAGCGACAGAGTGGAAGAGCAGGTGCCAGTGTCCTTATCCTCAGAGGAAAATACAAACCAAAGTCCCCTGAATCTAAGCCCCGTGGACTGCCTTCTCTGCCCCGTTTGCGGGGAGAATTTCCCCAACAGGGCCAGCCAGGAAAGACACCTGCGTCTCATGCACTCCTCCCAGGTGTATTCCTGCAAGTACTGCTCTGCCACTTTCTACAGCTCACCCGGACTCACGAGGCACATCAACAAATGTCATCCGTCTGAAAATAGGCAGGTGATCCTGCTTCAAATGCCCGTGCGCCCCGCTTGCTGA